The following proteins are encoded in a genomic region of Solea senegalensis isolate Sse05_10M linkage group LG5, IFAPA_SoseM_1, whole genome shotgun sequence:
- the arsk gene encoding arylsulfatase K translates to MNSSPLTVTFIALLQIFHQSFCQNGTKPNIVMVMSDAFDGRLTFDPGSKVVQLPFINYLRQLGSTFLNAYTNSPICCPSRAAMWSGQFVHLTESWNNFKCLDANASTWMDLLQANGYRTKMMGKLDFTSGSHSVSNRVEAWTRDVGFLLRQEGRPLTQLVGNMSTVRIMRKDWKNTEEAVQWIHKTAASAHQPFALYLGLNLPHPYKTESLGPTAGGSTFLTSPYWLSKVSPDLITVPKWLPMVAMHPVDYYSTFTKNCSGAFTEDEVRSIRAFYYAMCAEADAMLGQVISSLRETGLLNNTVVIFTSDHGELAMEHRQFYKMSMFEGSSHVPLLVMGPGLMSGRRVDQLVSLVDLYPTVLDVAGISSVVDLSGHSLLPLLSKSGALPKRQRPDWVLSEYHGCNVNASTYMLRSGKWKYIAYSDGLTVPPQLFDLSLDKEELYNVVLKYPAVKEYLDNLLRSIVDYPQVSATVHRYNKRAFTAWRDSLGRNYSQVIANLRWHVDWQKDALSHERAIDSWLYGF, encoded by the exons ATGAATTCATCACCACTGACTGTGACTTTTATTGCTCTGCTTCAAATTTTCCATCAAAGTTTTTGCCAAAATGGAACCAAACCTAACATTGTGATGGTGATGAGTGATGCATTT GATggacggctgacctttgaccctggcAGCAAAGTTGTACAGCTGCCGTTTATAAACTATCTGAGGCAGCTCGGTTCCACGTTCCTCAATGCCTACACTAACTCTCCCATCTGCTGCCCTTCAAGAGCAG CAATGTGGAGTGGTCAGTTTGTTCACCTCACTGAGTCGTGGAACAACTTCAAATGCCTCGATGCAAATGCATCCACGTGGATGGATTTACTGCAGGCAAACGGATACCGGACCAAGATGATGGGCAAACTGGACTTTACCTCAGGGAGTCACTCTGTCAG TAATCGAGTTGAGGCCTGGACACGAGACGTTGGTTTCCTCCTGCGTCAGGAGGGACGGCCGCTGACGCAGCTCGTCGGGAACATGTCCACAGTGAGGATCATGAGAAAAGactggaaaaacacagaggaggcTGTGCAGTGGATCCACAAAACAGCTGCATCCGCACACCAGCCTTTTGCTCTTTATCTCGGCCTAAATTTACCTCACCCGTATAAAACTGAATCCCTGGGACCCACGGCGGGAGGATCCACCTTCCTCACCTCACCGTACTGGCTCTCAAAG gtctccCCTGATCTGATCACtgttccaaaatggctgcccaTGGTTGCCATGCACCCTGTCGATTACTACTCCACCTTCACCAAAAACTGCAGCGGGGCTTTCACTGAGGACGAAGTCCGAAGCATTCGGGCTTTTTACTACGCCATGTGTGCGGAGGCTGATGCCATGCTGG GTCAGGTGATTTCATCCCTGAGAGAAACGGGGCTGCTTAACAACACTGTCGTGATCTTTACGTCGGACCACGGAGAGTTGGCCATGGAGCACCGGCAGTTCTACAAGATGTCGATGTTTGAGGGCAGTTCCCATGTTCCCTTGCTGGTCATGGGACCTGGGCTGATGTCCGGTCGACGGGTCGACCAGCTCGTGTCTCTGGTTGATCTCTATCCCACTGTTCTGG acGTCGCTGGTATTTCGTCAGTCGTTGATCTCAGTGGTCACTCGCTCCTGCCTCTGCTGTCCAAATCTGGTGCTCTTCCCAAGAGGCAACGTCCAGACTGGGTCCTGAGCGAATATCATGGTTGTAACGTTAATGCTTCTACGTACATGCTGAGAAGCGGCAAGTGGAAATACATCGCCTATTCAGACGGCCTGACTGTCCCTCCCCAGCTTTTTG ATCTTTCACTAGACAAAGAAGAACTTTACAATGTGGTCCTCAAATACCCAGCTGTGAAGGAGTATCTGGACAATCTGTTGCGCAGCATCGTGGACTATCCCCAAGTCTCTGCGACTGTCCATCGCTACAATAAAAGAGCATTTACTGCCTGGCGTGATAGTCTGGGAAGAAATTACAGCCAGGTTATTGCCAACCTCAGGTGGCATGTGGACTGGCAGAAAGATGCGTTATCACATGAGAGAGCTATTGACAGTTGGCTTTATGGCTTTTGA
- the arrdc3a gene encoding arrestin domain-containing protein 3a, giving the protein MVLGKVKSFTVSYDCHHDSNVPVFSSGDCVSGRVTIEVTGEIRVKSLKIHAKGFAKVRWTESRNAGSNTAYTQNYTEEVEYLNHKDILIGHERDDDNSEEGLTTIHSGRHEYAFSLELPQTPLATSFEGKHGSVRYWVKAELHRPWLLPMKTKKEFTVFEHIDINTPLLLSPQAGTKDKTLCCWFCTSGPISLSAKIERKGYTPGESIQIFAEIENCSSRIVVPKAAIYQTQTFYAKGKMKEVKHLVANLRGESLSSGKTETWSGKMLKIPPVSPSILDCSIIRVEYSLMVYVDIPGAINLSLNLPLVIGTIPLHPFGSRTSSVSSQCSMSWLGMGLPERPEAPPSYAEIVTEEQRQSVADVPAAREELDGPLFAYIHEFRFQPPPLYSEIDPNPDHARRTEERRLDACPSR; this is encoded by the exons ATGGTGCTAGGAAAGGTGAAGAGCTTCACAGTGAGCTACGACTGTCACCATGACAGCAACGTCCCCGTCTTCTCCAGCGGGGACTGCGTCTCAGGAAGAGTGACCATCGAAGTCACGGGAGAAATTCGCGTCAAGTCTCTGAAAATCCACGCGAAGGGCTTCGCCAAAGTTCGCTGGACTGAGTCTAGGAACGCTGGCTCCAACACTGCCTACACGCAGAATTACACAGAAGAAGTGGAATATCTGAATCACAAAGACATCTTAATTGGACATGAGAGAg ACGATGACAATTCTGAGGAAGGACTCACCACTATCCATTCAGGAAGACATGAGTATGCATTCAGCCTGGAGCTTCCACAGAC ACCTCTGGCTACCTCTTTCGAAGGGAAGCATGGCAGTGTACGCTACTGGGTGAAGGCAGAACTTCACAGACCATGGCTCCTGCCAATGAAGACCAAGAAGGAATTTACAGTCTTTGAGCACATTGACATCAACACTCCACTATTGCTG TCACCACAGGCCGGCACAAAGGACAAGACGCTTTGCTGTTGGTTCTGTACCTCAGGTCCTATTTCCCTAAGTGCCAAAATCGAGAGGAAGGGATACACCCCAGGAGAGTCGATCCAGATCTTTGCTGAGATTGAAAATTGCTCATCCCGCATTGTGGTGCCGAAGGCAGCCATCTACCAGACCCAGACCTTCTACGCCAAAGGGAAGATGAAGGAGGTCAAGCACCTGGTGGCAAACCTGCGAGGAGAGTCTTTGTCCTCGGGCAAAACGGAAACCTGGAGTGGCAAGATGCTCAAGATCCCACCAGTGTCGCCTTCCATCCTGGACTGCAGCATCATCAGAGTGGAGTATTCACTCATG GTATACGTGGACATACCTGGGGCAATTAATCTGTCCCTGAACCTGCCCCTGGTCATCGGAACCATCCCTCTCCATCCGTTTGGTTCTCGTACCTCCAGCGTCAGCAGCCAGTGCAGCATGAGCTGGCTGGGAATGGGTCTGCCTGAGAGACCAGAAG ctcctccaaGCTATGCAGAAATCGTCACAGaagaacagagacagagtgttGCAGATGTTCCAGCAGCCCGTGAGGAGCTGGATGGACCTCTCTTCGCCTATATTCACGAGTTCCGCTTCCAGCCACCTCCCCTGTACTCTGAG ATTGATCCGAATCCAGATCATGCCAGGCGTACAGAGGAGCGCAGGCTCGACGCTTGTCCATCACGCTGA